In Nomia melanderi isolate GNS246 chromosome 5, iyNomMela1, whole genome shotgun sequence, a single genomic region encodes these proteins:
- the LOC116424664 gene encoding uncharacterized protein LOC116424664 isoform X5: MNRFFTSSPVIVVKKCGRYARRILHDPNNSRDNAEDIEKSVRVRNWYPKAGICKSSEKVKWQFPVNVQLPRSKWDSEDEDRLSNDVEEEQQSEAKSRDINRGQETFPSRSSVIEEEIKNDQKNIDEGTESCIVNEDVDDNRQSTSPLLQSAGDEKLASEYEQFMKMVCTDIPTTKEFSPKVVPTKSTPPLSYHDFNIETNLPEDNNFTFVKHNVSEKLDKGETSKEEKHKNKEGRQNVQEVPEVEDDQMSSNDSRIQTQERRKQSEAVEEKRNESDDSRSIPSDWENVRIKVERLSDENSDSREVRRKKRRKKVTSSSDSSSTSSSSDSEEDVKRRKRKRRLSNDDTSVSDSDSSESSSSSSDSSSSDDKRKKRRKKKRKAEKRKKKAKRIARTKKKRRRKVSIDSSNSDDSSDDRRKKKAASKKVKEKQEHNEKENDNEDIIKVIQKSPLRSSSPLKKIKEERKGESRKRSVEKHDIWSKEQELVRNVISDSSSKGQKDEEKRNKTDERYLEEWEVDSVIMSQQKDERVSRSGIEKMENIEEDFRKIEKKDERAKKDERNKKDERLKEKCSNIGKEIIQSGGSIEEEIDLKKKKKREKEKKSSNEFLADWEKLEKQKKEKWGETEFDTLNVPSLTQLEREVSKRQLLADEWEVDSLEAVSDLLVNKKRSARNTKKVEKEVRYDKKTDTYIAIEKETLRECKKRQDRLSAMRIWEEEQEEGEREAMMLMEQKHKRKRDEWDIEKESYLREKAERKENLDESMSVIDSIHKEMSTANSDIDVSLKQDAIAVKRSKKSRWDMASQVEEKIELKAPVMWEEECVEWTNINKFERKNDKLSLERCDSILPKIKIKDEDIDQQSRKSASKNSNFIDLFSRKPQDVDLLETSWTSEEDTRSKSRSKSLENSSQRDIFFDKVNEQILPANMAEPHTVGQLKDMFEIDVKLTNKNVELYSPSSPAPSQKSEDMEQFQNDNSSSLNLRDDLIQAKLKKESCIMSDEESISVSNIPLQIKYREGKYSKLSMMKEEFEEILGMQTEDQSPQKIFLPKGVETSLAELPINEPCPDSNNYKSLRMDIFAEYESDESRGKLNTKNAEVVSSSSAKGEESTEGKAALKLIPKQLLVRRNNERPKNKLISDDPIQHAAALLTIQKKLRESHAVRNDMKNVSCEDLANEFKIGCEKVTSADVTLSNIIPAEQTTDTEVKVDSKDLSITVKTIITTKTDSPGTAKVDYDHVEEYKSNEKGSSKEEELKKPRSSIKDISDIEAQVRSSGREQRKRSPNRNESEKRVSDRSKEKRDKKFDDKERSDRRDSRSSKQDYSEKRKPSPSSSRRRRRSVSPRTSWERERSHSESHSRSWSRSRSKSPKRKEGSFSNRDKRISRIDEERCRSKVDDRRERSTRSPLQPNTAPYNKDHFKKYGSTKDRDDWNRRKYDILERDRDKEGKSYDPMEVLRERNIDSDRHRESRFRGDETDRSYWPYESENIPRDGNESLDSYPNGQDLDLDYEEKGYYRDDSIERDIMEGPLRPTSKFTQRRSRSASRRDRQWEKDRELVDLDRHSHSRRPEKSPSARGRSSPRLRRPSPRASHDRFRRGSRSRSRSWSRSRSRSRSRSRSRSRSRSRSRTRSRSRSASRSRSMRSRSRSRSRSGSRSRARSTSQSRLRSPDHSLRMMERLHSSRSPSVGRSRVGESSRERKDEHSNRKLDNCSERGRRIETIVQSVSGLARDSTVLDSDMHIGDNMETVAAGFQYHNENEVGNEYYYSENNLTYPPCIDDSATSSPKRLSLDDRLELELGIKKQQDSAGVSTDYPDNFNSNVCYPSSPQQQQQMLYRQQPTVLQVGNVLQVVPADFNGVPPAHREPTSSPAAPIVRGSSQVVRVGNVLQVVPTSLDWSGGQPASVEQPTGMIYSATVPQPSPVPSTSISVPVPVPVPMPVPVPAISSSTPVPTLSPVALPLSVPVPVPGPVPLPVTPTTFPRTEVAAPKTPVQPVYNYEVILETRRKEREERKRLREMRRKEKERRRIERINRRALRMLEKNNSRQSDSGQQKPSSLDPAVLKALRESDEQVETEEQSAPVIPEKEEGTSSAVPSTATEEEDAVADDDEEEEEEEEAEVEDDEEDEEEPEEDEEEDEEDDEKSSSRISNRRSEMEEAVIATTSEASKVHIDTESKEWSELPPPPLKGILVAPGFRRSLVANGNLDDLSTPENESDDNTEREGVDTDRTHESNREETGDNKSSKLKVQVKTKAKSLKLSMRRQKNKKSVQFADGIKPGEGTSPSGGEGDMPSPPPPTAVITRDGVREVRRSSSRKSRKQEKRSRPPKTKKKVKVKIIKLKKPRVTPLTAMMMDDSDELDDRSPPPPPPGSPPPPHLWPSYLSAYNSINRPSEAQSTSSTVSNAVQAPPPPTPLPLLVPPPPLNYTIQPCSKA, from the exons ATGAACAGATTCTTCACGTCGTCACCGGTGATCGTCGTGAAAAAATGCGGGAGATATGCGAGGCGGATATTGCACG ATCCTAACAATTCTAGAGATAATGCAGAAGATATCGAGAAGTCGGTGCGTGTTCGTAATTGGTATCCAAAAGCAGGCATATGCAAGTCCAGCGAGAAGGTCAAATGGCAGTTTCCTGTGAACGTGCAATTGCCTAGATCAAAATGGGACAGCGAGGATGAAGACAGGTTGTCCAATGATGTTGAGGAAGAACAACAAAGCGAAGCGAAATCACGTGATATAAATCGGG ggCAAGAGACATTTCCTTCGCGTTCAAGTGTAATCGAAgaggaaataaaaaatgatcaGAAAAATATCGATGAAGGCACCGAGTCGTGCATCGTCAATGAAGATGTCGATGATAATAGACAATCAACGTCTCCGTTGCTACAATCCGCAGGCGACGAAAAATTAGCGTCAGAATACGAGCAATTCATGAAGATGGTCTGCACTGATATTCCAACGACAAAGGAGTTTTCTCCCAAAGTGGTTCCAACGAAATCCACTCCGCCGTTGAGCTATCATGATTTCAATATAGAGACTAATTTACCGGAGGACAATAATTTCACATTTGTAAAACATAATGTGTCCGAGAAGCTGGATAAAGGTGAGACGAGCAAAGAAGAGAAACACAAAAATAAGGAGGGTCGCCAAAATGTTCAAGAGGTACCGGAAGTCGAAGATGACCAGATGTCTTCAAACGATTCCCGTATTCAGACGCAGGAGCGTAGGAAGCAAAGTGAAGCGGTGGAAGAGAAGAGGAATGAGTCTGACGATTCCAGATCGATTCCCAGTGACTGGGAGAACGTTCGGATCAAAGTGGAACGTTTGAGCGACGAGAATTCCGACTCGAGGGAAGTTCGAAGAAAGAAACGACGGAAAAAGGTAACATCCAGCAGTGATTCATCTAGCACGTCTAGTTCATCGGATTCGGAGGAGGATgtaaaaaggaggaaaaggaaACGGAGGTTGTCGAACGACGACACTAGTGTTTCGGATTCTGATAGCAGCGAAAGTAGCAGCAGTAGCAGCGATTCCTCGAGTTCGGATGATAAACggaagaagaggagaaagaagaaacggaaagccgagaagaggaagaagaaagcaAAGCGGATAGCTAGAACGAAAAAGAAGCGAAGAAGAAAAGTTAGCATTGATTCCAGCAACAGTGATGATTCCTCTGATGACCGGAGAAAGAAGAAGGCAGCAAGTAAAAAAGTCAAAGAGAAACAAGAGCATAACGAGAAAGAAAATGATAATGAggatataataaaagtaatacaaaaaTCACCTTTACGGTCTTCCTCGCCATTGAAGAAGATTAAGGAGGAGAGAAAGGGTGAGTCGCGAAAGAGGTCCGTAGAGAAACATGATATTTGGAGCAAGGAGCAAGAATTAGTACGAAACGTTATATCCGACAGTAGCAGCAAAGGTCAGAAAGacgaggaaaagagaaataaaactgACGAGAGATACTTGGAGGAATGGGAAGTGGATTCTGTGATAATGTCGCAGCAGAAAGATGAAAGGGTATCGAGGAGTGGAAtcgagaaaatggaaaatatcgaggaggattttcgaaaaatagagaaaaaggacGAACGGGCCAAGAAGgatgaacgaaataaaaaagatgAACGCTTAAAAGAGAAATGTTCGAATATCggtaaagaaataatacagtCCGGTGGAAGTATCGAAGAAGAAATCGatctaaagaaaaaaaagaaaagagagaaggagaaaaaaagtaGTAATGAATTTTTAGCTGACTGGGAGAAGctggaaaaacagaaaaaggaaaagtgGGGAGAGACTGAATTTGATACTTTGAACGTACCGTCTCTGACTCAGCTTGAGAGAGAAGTAAGCAAGAGGCAGCTGTTGGCAGATGAATGGGAAGTTGATAGTCTAGAGGCAGTGTCGGATTTGCTTGTCAATAAGAAGAGATCTGCGCGCAATACGAAGAAAGTGGAGAAAGAAGTTCGTTACGATAAAAAAACAGATACATATATTGCCATAGAAAAAGAGACTTTAAGGGAATGCAAAAAACGGCAGGATAGACTCTCTGCGATGAGAATATGGGAAGAGGAGCAGGAAGAGGGTGAAAGAGAGGCTATGATGCTTATGGAACAAAAACATAAGCGGAAAAGGGACGAATGGGATATAGAGAAGGAGTCTTACTTGCGTGAAAAAGCAGAACGGAAGGAAAACCTGGACGAGAGTATGTCTGTAATTGACAGTATTCACAAGGAAATGAGTACAGCCAACAGTGACATAGATGTATCTCTGAAACAAGATGCAATTGCTGTTAAAAGAAGCAAAAAAAGTCGTTGGGATATGGCATCCCAAGTCGAGGAGAAAATAGAGCTCAAAGCTCCTGTTATGTGGGAAGAAGAATGTGTCGAATGGACAAACATAAACAAATTTGAGCGTAAAAATGATAAGCTGTCTTTGGAGCGTTGTGATTCGATCTTACCTAAAATTAAGATAAAAGATGAAGACATTGATCAGCAGTCAAGGAAGTCTGCATcgaagaattcaaattttattgatttGTTCTCCAGGAAGCCTCAAGATGTGGACTTATTGGAGACATCTTGGACTTCGGAAGAAGATACGAGAAGCAAGTCACGCTCGAAAAGTTTAGAAAATAGTTCTCAAAGGGATATATTCTTTGATAAGGTGAACGAGCAAATTCTTCCAGCAAATATGGCAGAACCACATACTGTTGGACAGTTAAAAGACATGTTCGAAATAGATGTAAAgttaactaataaaaatgtagaattatatagtcCTAGTTCTCCAGCGCCATCTCAAAAATCTgag GATATGGAGCAGTTTCAAAATGACAATTCTAGTTCTTTAAATCTCAGGGATGATTTGATTCAAGCTAAGCTGAAAAAAGAGAGCTGTATTATGTCTGATGAAGAATCTATTTCCGTATCCAATATACCTTTACAAATCAAGTATCGGGaagggaaatattcaaaactttcTATGATGAAGGaggaatttgaagaaatcttaGGAATGCAGACAGAGGATCAATCACCCCAAAAGATATTCCTGCCGAAAGGGGTTGAAACTTCTCTCGCCGAGCTTCCAATTAATGAGCCATGCCCCGACAGCAATAATTACAAGTCTTTACGAATGGATATATTTGCTGAATACGAATCTGACGAATCTCGTGGTAAACTAAATACCAAGAATGCTGAGGTGGTATCGTCCAGCAGCGCAAAAGGCGAAGAATCGACAGAAGGAAAGGCTGCTTTGAAACTGATTCCCAAACAGTTGCTAGTTCGTCGCAACAACGAGCGtccaaaaaataaattgatcTCGGATGATCCTATACAACATGCTGCTGCTCTTCTAACAATTCAGAAGAAGCTTAGGGAATCTCATGCCGTACGGAACGACATGAAGAATGTGTCTTGCGAAGATTTAGCTAATGAATTCAAGATTGGATGCGAGAAGGTAACTAGTGCTGATGTGACACTGAGTAACATTATCCCTGCCGAGCAGACTACTGACACAGAAGTTAAAGTGGATTCCAAAGATTTATCAATAACAGtgaaaacaataattacaacGAAAACAGACTCACCGGGAACCGCGAAAGTCGATTATGATCATGTCGAAGAATACAAATCTAATGAGAAAGGAAGTAGCAAAGAGGAAGAGCTTAAAAAACCTAGATCCAGCATTAAAGACATTAGTGACATTGAAGCTCAGGTTAGATCCTCCGGCagagaacaaagaaaaagaagtccAAATAGAAACGAGAGCGAGAAACGTGTCAGCGATCGTAGTAAAGAAAAGAGAGATAAGAAGTTTGACGATAAAGAGAGAAGTGACAGAAGAGATAGTAGAAGTTCAAAACAAGATTATTCAGAGAAAAGAAAGCCGAGTCCATCGAGTAGTCGCAGGAGACGAAGAAGTGTTAGCCCGCGTACCTCGTGGGAGAGGGAAAGAAGTCACAGTGAGAGTCACAGTCGTAGCTGGAGTAGAAGTAGAAGCAAGAGTCCAAAGAGAAAAGAGGGATCCTTTTCAAATAGGGATAAGAGAATTAGTAGAATCGATGAGGAAAGATGTAGGTCTAAAGTAGATGATAGAAGAGAAAGATCTACAAGAAGTCCTCTTCAGCCCAACACTGCCCCGTATAATAAAG ACCACTTCAAGAAATATGGTTCTACAAAAGACCGCGACGATTGGAACAGAAGAAAGTACGATATCTTGGAAAGGGACAGGGATAAGGAGGGAAAATCGTATGATCCCATGGAAGTTCTAAGGGAAAGAAATATAGATTCTGATCGGCATAGGGAGAGTAGATTTCGAGGAGATGAAACAGACAGATCCTATTGGCCCTACGAGTCTGAAAATATTCCACGAGATGGAAATGAATCATTGGACTCTTATCCTAATGGTCAAGATTTGGATCTTGATTATGAAGAAAAAGGTTACTACAGAGATGATAGTATTGAAAGAGACATCATGGAAGGTCCCCTTCGTCCTACTTCAAAATTCACACAAAG AAGGAGTCGATCTGCTTCGAGAAGAGACAGACAGTGGGAAAAAGACAGAGAATTAGTGGATCTAGACAGACACAGCCACTCTCGAAGACCTGAAAAATCGCCATCTGCACGAGGCCGTTCATCCCCTCGACTAAGGCGTCCTTCACCTAGAGCCTCTCATGATCGTTTCCGACGAGGATCGAGATCGCGATCCAGATCATGGTCCAGGTCAAGATCCAGATCAAGATCAAGATCAAGATCGAGATCTAGATCTAGATCGAGGTCGAGAACACGATCGCGTTCTCGATCAGCGTCAAGGTCAAGGTCAATGCGATCAAGGTCGCGATCCAGATCCAGATCAGGTTCACGGTCAAGGGCCAGGTCGACATCGCAATCCAGGCTGAGAAGTCCGGACCATAGCTTAAGAATGATGGAACGGTTACACTCCTCtag ATCACCCTCTGTGGGACGAAGCAGAGTCGGCGAAAGCTCAAGGGAAAGGAAGGATGAGCACAGTAATAGAAAGCTAGATAATTGCAGCGAGAGGGGTAGACGCATTGAAACGATCGTTCAGTCCGTTTCTGGGCTGGCTAGAGACTCAACTGTATTAGACTCGGATATGCACATCGGCGACAATATGGAAACAGTCGCGGCTGGTTTCCAGTACCATAATGAAAACGAAGTGGGAAACGAGTACTATTATAGCGAGAATAATTTAACTTACCCTCCGTGCATTGACGACTCAGCTACGAGTTCTCCAAAACGTTTATCTCTCGACGATAG GTTAGAACTTGAGCTAGGGATTAAAAAACAACAGGATAGCGCAGGAGTATCTACAGATTATCCTGATAACTTCAATTCTAACGTATGCTATCCATCCTCGCCTCAGCAACAGCAACAGATGCTATATCGTCAACAACCTACGGTGTTACAA GTGGGCAACGTATTACAAGTTGTACCGGCAGACTTTAATGGAGTCCCGCCAGCACACAGGGAACCGACAAGTTCGCCAGCAGCCCCTATTGTGAGAGGTTCCAGTCAGGTGGTGCGTGTAGGTAATGTTCTCCAAGTAGTACCTACATCATTAGATTGGAGTGGCGGACAGCCCGCGTCAGTGGAGCAGCCGACAGGGATGATATACTCCGCAACAGTTCCACAGCCCTCTCCAGTTCCTTCAACCTCTATATCCGTACCTGTTCCAGTTCCTGTTCCCATGCCAGTACCTGTACCCGCTATAAGTTCATCCACACCTGTGCCTACACTGTCTCCGGTCGCACTGCCGCTTTCTGTTCCTGTACCAGTCCCTGGACCGGTTCCACTTCCGGTCACGCCGACAACGTTCCCGAGAACGGAAGTGGCAGCGCCAA aaACACCAGTTCAACCGGTATACAATTATGAGGTTATATTGGAAACTCGACGCAAGGAAAGGGAGGAACGCAAACGATTAAGAGAGatgagaagaaaggaaaaggaacgAAGGCGAATAGAGAGGATCAACCGACGCGCTCTTCGGATGCTTGAGAAGAATAACTCGCGTCAGTCTGACAGTGGTCAGCAAAAACCTTCGAGTCTGGATCCTGCAGTTCTAAAGGCTCTACGGGAAAGCGATGAGCAAGTTGAGACAGAAGAGCAGTCTGCTCCGGTAATTCCTGAAAAGGAAGAAGGCACGTCGTCTGCGGTACCATCTACTGCAACGGAAGAGGAAGACGCAGTTGCTGATGACgatgaagaagaggaagaagaggaggaagctGAAGTAGAGGATGACGAGGAGGATGAAGAGGAACCTGAagaagacgaggaagaagacgaggaagacgatgaaaaaTCATCCTCAAGAATAAGTAATCGGCGTAGTGAAATGGAGGAGGCAGTTATAGCGACTACCTCCGAAGCGAGCAAAGTCCATATTGACACAGAGTCCAAAGAGTGGTCAGAGTTACCACCGCCACCTTTAAAAGGAATCTTAGTTGCTCCAGGTTTCAG GAGATCTTTAGTCGCTAATGGCAACCTGGATGATTTATCTACTCCTGAAAACGAGAGCGATGACAATACAGAGAGAGAAGGGGTGGACACAGATAGAACTCATGAATCCAACAGAGAGGAAACAGGTGACAATAAGTCAAGCAAGTTAAAGGTTCAAGTTAAGACGAAGGCGAAGTCGTTAAAGCTAAGTATGAGGAGACAAAAGAATAAGAAATCTGTTCAATTTGCGGATGGAATTAAACCGGGAGAAGGTACAAGTCCTAGCGGCGGTGAGGGGGACATGCCTTCTCCTCCACCCCCTACAGCTGTGATTACTCGAGACGGGGTCCGTGAGGTTCGAAGATCCAGCTCCAGGAAAAGTCGAAAACAGGAAAAGAGAAGTCGGCCACCTAAGACCAAGAAAAAAGTGAAG GTGAAAATTATAAAGCTGAAGAAGCCTCGCGTCACTCCTTTAACGGCGATGATGATGGATGACTCAGACGAATTAGATGACCGCTctccaccaccgccgccgccaggATCACCTCCACCCCCGCATCTATGGCCAAGTTACCTTTCTGCTTACAATTCTATCAATCGTCCAAGTGAAGCTCAATCTACGTCTTCTACGGTCTCCAATGCTGTTCAAGCTCCTCCACCGCCCACACCCTTGCCTCTTCTAGTTCCTCCTCCCCCTCTGAATTATACGATACAACCTTGTAGTAAAGCATAG